From the Excalfactoria chinensis isolate bCotChi1 chromosome 1, bCotChi1.hap2, whole genome shotgun sequence genome, one window contains:
- the LOC140248568 gene encoding acrosin-like produces MLLLLPLVLLLAACRPGHGYSGACNTCGMRPMAYQYGASRIVGGTDASPGAWPWIVSLQSKWFAGTGHICGGSLITPQWVLTAAHCFDHASPNTPWHVVIGGHNLKQLGPEAVVRNVVRVIPHEYYHRDTMANDIALLELEQPVQCSYYIELACVPDDSLRVSELTDCWVAGWGHMGLRSLQEYIEPYRVLQEAKVHLIDLNICNSSHWYAGAVHTHNICAGYPQGGIDTCQGDSGGPLMCKDKTADYFWLIGVTSWGKGCGRAQQPGVYASTQYFRRWILVHMGLLPAEAPTSTPYPVYVTTSYQRPKPTYSNPFRPCPFPRQKLVDFFNMLQELLQGLRGKKA; encoded by the exons atgctgctgctgctgcccctcgtgctgctgctggccgcCTGCCGGCCCGGCCACGGCTACTCCGGCGCCTGCAA CACCTGCGGGATGCGGCCCATGGCTTATCAGTACGGGGCGTCGCGCATCGTGGGTGGCACGGATGCCTCACCGGGGGCCTGGCCGTGGATTGTCAGCCTCCAAAGTAAGTGGTTTGCGGGCACGGGGCACATCTGTGGAGGATCCCTCATCACCCCGCAGTGGGTCCTCACGGCGGCGCACTGCTTCGACCACGCAAG CCCCAACACGCCGTGGCACGTGGTGATCGGGGGCCACAATTTGAAGCAGCTGGGCCCCGAAGCTGTTGTGCGCAACGTGGTGCGGGTCATTCCACACGAGTACTACCACAGGGACACCATGGCCAACGACATCGCGCTGCTCGAGCTGGAACAGCCCGTCCAATGCAGCTACTACATTGAGCTGGCCTGCGTGCCCGACGACTCGCTGCGAGTGTCAGAGCTCACAGACTGCTGGGTCGCCGGCTGGGGACACATGGGACTAAGAT ctctACAGGAATACATCGAACCATACCGTGTCCTGCAGGAGGCCAAAGTCCACCTCATTGACCTCAACATCTGCAACAGCAGCCACTGGTACGCCGGGGCCGTGCATACCCACAACATATGTGCTGGTTACCCGCAGGGCGGCATCGACACCTGCCAG GGTGACAGCGGTGGTCCTCTCATGTGCAAAGATAAAACTGCCGACTACTTCTGGCTCATTGGTGTGACCAGCTGGGGGAAAGGCTGTGGGAGAGCCCAGCAGCCCGGAGTCTATGCCTCCACTCAGTACTTCCGAAGGTGGATCCTGGTACACATGGGATTGCTTCCAGCAGAAGCGCCTACTTCAACGCCATATCCAGTCTATGTCACAACCTCCTACCAGAGGCCCAAACCAACCTACTCGAACCCATTTAGACCGTGCCCATTTCCACGCCAGAAACTCGTGGATTTCTTTAATATGCTCCAGGAGCTCCTGCAGGGTTTACGAGGAAAGAAAGCTTGA
- the ARSA gene encoding arylsulfatase A: protein MAAGRGVPLWAPLLLWALRGAAGGPPSFVLLLADDLGYGDLGSYGHPSSATPHLDRMAARGLRFTDFYSSSAVCSPARAALLTGRFQMRSGIYPGVFYPESRGGLPLSEVTIAEVLKAKGYATAIVGKWHLGVGDRGSFLPTHQGFDHFLGVPYSHDQGPCQNLTCFPPDIKCFGTCDQGLVPVPLLWNQSIVQQPVSFPDLVPLYNKFAWDFIADCARRGVPFLLYYASHHTHYPQFASQEYAGQSQRGPFGDALSEFDGSVGQLLQALQENGLENTTFVFFTSDNGPSTMRMARGGSSGLLKCGKGTTYEGGMREPAVAYWPGRIAPGVTHELASTLDILPTLTAMAGAALPNVSLDGYDLSPLLFESGKSPRQTMYFYPPSPDPVHGPFAVRLGKYKAHYFTQGSFHSDTTPDKACHGLTPLTHHEPPLLFDLESDPAENYDLLQSAAGPEVWQVLKDIKLQKVLFEQRMEFGESQMRKGEDPALEPCCKPDCTPKPSCCCCS from the exons AtggcggcggggcgcggggtTCCGCTTTGGGCGCCGCTGCTGCTGTGGGCGCTGCGGGGCGCGGCCGGCGGCCCCCCCAGCTtcgtgctgctgctggcggACGATTTGGGCTACGGAGACCTGGGCAGTTACGGGCACCCCTCGTCCGCAACGCCGCACCTGGACCGGATGGCGGCGCGAGGGCTGCGCTTCACCGACTTCTACAGCAGCTCCGCGGTGTGCAGCCCGGCACG GGCCGCCCTGCTGACCGGCCGCTTCCAGATGCGCTCTGGGATTTACCCCGGTGTGTTTTACCCCGAGTCCCGGGGCGGCCTGCCGCTGTCTGAGGTCACCATTGCGGAGGTGCTGAAGGCCAAAGGTTACGCCACGGCCATAGTTGGCAAATGGCACCTCGGTGTGGGGGATCGTGGCTCCTTCCTGCCCACCCACCAGGGCTTCGACCACTTCCTGGGGGTGCCGTACTCCCACGACCAG GGCCCCTGTCAGAATCTCACCTGCTTCCCACCTGACATCAAGTGTTTTGGGACGTGTGACCAGGGCCTCGTGCCCGTCCCTCTGCTCTGGAACCAAAGCATCGTGCAGCAGCCGGTCTCCTTCCCCGACCTGGTGCCGCTTTACAACAAATTTGCATGGGACTTCATTGCCGACTGCGCCCGGCGAGGTGTGCCCTTCCTGCTCTACTACGCCTCCCAT catACCCACTATCCCCAGTTTGCAAGCCAGGAGTATGCGGGACAGTCCCAGCGTGGGCCGTTTGGTGATGCCCTTTCGGAGTTCGATGGCTCGgtggggcagctgctgcaggcactgcaggagaATGGCCTCGAGAACACGACCTTTGTGTTTTTCACCTCTGACAACGG CCCTTCTACCATGCGGATGGCACGTGGAGGCAGCTCTGGCCTTCTGAAGTGTGGGAAGGGCACAACGTATGAAGGTGGCATGCGGGAGCCAGCAGTGGCCTATTGGCCAGGCCGTATCGCTCCAG GAGTGACTCACGAGCTGGCGAGCACCCTGGACATCCTGCCAACACTGACTGCCAtggctggagcagctcttcccaatGTTTCCTTGGATGGTTATGACCTGAGTCCGCTGCTCTTTGAGTCAGGGAAG AGTCCCCGTCAGACCATGTACTTCTACCCACCATCCCCTGATCCAGTGCATGGCCCCTTTGCTGTCCGGCTCGGGAAGTACAAGGCCCACTACTTCACACAAG GTTCCTTTCACAGTGATACAACCCCAGACAAGGCCTGCCACGGGCTGACCCCGCTGACCCATCATGAGCCCCCACTGCTCTTTGACCTGGAGTCAGACCCCGCCGAGAACTACGATTTGTTGCAGAGTGCTGCAGGGCCGGAAGTTTGGCAAGTCCTGAAGGACATCAAACTGCAGAAGGTGCTTTTTGAGCAACGCATGGAGTTTGGGGAAAGCCAGATGAGGAAGGGTGAAGATCCTGCCCTGGAACCCTGCTGCAAGCCTGACTGCACTCCCAAGccgtcctgctgctgctgctcatag
- the ACR gene encoding acrosin — protein sequence MLLLLPLVLLLAACRPGHGYYGACDTCGMRPMAYHYNNMRIVGGTDARHGNWPWIVSIQSYRLAGTGHLCGGSLITPQWVLSAAHCFGHSIHILDLRVVIGANDLTHLGQEVEVHTVRRAILHEYYNNRTMANDIALLELDRPVHCSYYIQLACVPDTSLRVSELTDCWVAGWGYTGFRSVVPNPVADVLQEAKVQLIDLHICNSSHWYAGAVHTHNICAGYPQGGIDTCQGDSGGPLMCRDKNADYFWVIGVTSWGNGCGRAYQPGIYASTQHFYSWILMQLRAAAHPTSRTWSHFMTTSSHYHGQNAAPTQASTSGSCPYPVQKLREFFTGVQNLLQTLRGNKA from the exons atgctgctgctgctgcccctcgtgctgctgctggccgcCTGCCGGCCCGGCCACGGCTACTACGGCGCCTGCGA CACCTGCGGGATGCGGCCCATGGCTTATCACTACAACAACATGCGCATCGTGGGTGGCACTGATGCCCGACACGGTAACTGGCCGTGGATTGTCAGTATCCAGAGTTACCGGCTTGCGGGCACGGGACACTTGTGCGGAGGATCCCTCATCACCCCGCAGTGGGTGCTGTCGGCAGCGCACTGCTTCGGACACTCCAT CCACATCCTGGACTTGCGCGTGGTGATCGGTGCCAACGATCTGACTCACCTGGGCCAGGAGGTGGAGGTGCACACCGTCCGCAGGGCCATCCTTCACGAGTACTATAACAACAGGACCATGGCCAACGACATCGCGCTGCTCGAGCTGGACCGACCCGTCCACTGCAGCTACTACATCCAGCTGGCCTGCGTGCCCGACACCTCGCTGCGAGTGTCGGAGCTCACAGACTGCTGGGTCGCCGGCTGGGGATACACGGGATTCAGAT ccgTAGTACCCAACCCAGTGGCCGATGTCCTGCAGGAGGCCAAAGTCCAGCTCATTGACCTCCACATCTGCAACAGCAGCCACTGGTACGCCGGGGCCGTGCATACCCACAACATATGTGCTGGTTACCCGCAGGGCGGCATCGACACCTGCCAG GGCGACAGCGGCGGCCCTCTGATGTGCAGGGATAAAAACGCCGACTACTTCTGGGTCATTGGTGTGACCAGCTGGGGGAATGGCTGCGGCAGAGCCTATCAGCCTGGAATCTACGCCTCCACCCAGCACTTCTACAGCTGGATCCTGATGCAGCTGAGAGCAGCGGCCCACCCAACATCGCGGACATGGAGCCATTTCATGACCACCTCGTCCCACTATCACGGGCAAAATGCAGCGCCGACACAAGCCAGCACATCAGGCTCCTGTCCATATCCAGTCCAGAAACTTAGGGAATTCTTTACTGGGGTGCAGAACCTCCTGCAGACCCTAAGGGGAAACAAGGCTTAA